Proteins found in one Micromonospora sp. WMMD1082 genomic segment:
- the ruvC gene encoding crossover junction endodeoxyribonuclease RuvC produces the protein MRVLGVDPGLTRCGVGVVEGVPGRPCTLVAYYVVYTDPADELPTRLLHLDRSLTGLVAEHRPDSVAVERVFSQHNVRTVMGTAQASGIAVLAGARAGLPVQTYTPSEVKAAVTGSGQADKAQMTAMVTRLLRLPEPPRPADAADALALAICHVWRGGTRSKLAAAADRARRGGAR, from the coding sequence GTGCGGGTGCTCGGCGTCGACCCGGGGCTGACCCGGTGCGGGGTCGGCGTGGTCGAGGGGGTGCCCGGCCGGCCCTGCACGCTGGTCGCCTACTACGTCGTCTACACCGATCCCGCCGACGAACTGCCCACCCGCCTGCTGCACCTGGACCGCTCCCTCACCGGGCTGGTCGCCGAGCACCGGCCGGACAGCGTGGCCGTGGAGCGGGTGTTCAGCCAGCACAACGTGCGTACGGTGATGGGCACCGCCCAGGCCAGCGGGATCGCGGTGCTGGCCGGGGCGCGCGCCGGGCTGCCGGTGCAGACGTATACCCCGAGCGAGGTGAAGGCGGCGGTGACCGGTTCCGGTCAGGCGGACAAGGCCCAGATGACCGCGATGGTCACCCGGTTGCTGCGGCTGCCCGAGCCGCCCCGGCCGGCCGACGCGGCGGACGCGCTCGCGCTGGCCATCTGCCACGTGTGGCGCGGTGGCACGCGCTCGAAGCTGGCCGCCGCCGCGGATCGGGCCCGACGAGGAGGAGCGAGATGA
- a CDS encoding 3-hydroxybutyrate dehydrogenase has translation MTAEPVAVPHVVNVDLSGRTALVTGGGGGIGRACALRLAAAGASVLVVDRNVEAAKLVAAEAGGRAEGVDLADPEAVDRLDADVDIVVNNAGLQHVAPLQEFPVERFEYIQRVMVEAPFLLIRRALPHMYARRWGRIVNISSVHGLRASPYKAAYVSAKHALEGLSKVVALEGAAHGVTANCINPAYVRTALVQSQIADQAATHGIAETEVIEKIMLARAAIKRLIEPEEVAELLAYLCSPPAAFLTGASIALDGGWTAN, from the coding sequence ATGACGGCAGAACCCGTGGCGGTCCCCCACGTCGTGAACGTCGACCTCTCCGGTCGTACCGCCCTGGTGACGGGCGGGGGCGGCGGCATCGGCCGGGCCTGCGCCCTGCGGCTGGCCGCGGCCGGCGCCAGCGTGCTGGTGGTGGACCGCAACGTCGAGGCGGCCAAGCTGGTGGCCGCCGAGGCCGGCGGCCGGGCCGAGGGCGTGGACCTGGCCGACCCCGAGGCGGTGGACCGGCTCGACGCCGACGTGGACATCGTGGTCAACAACGCCGGGCTACAGCACGTCGCCCCGCTGCAGGAGTTCCCCGTCGAACGCTTCGAGTACATCCAGCGGGTGATGGTCGAGGCGCCGTTCCTGCTCATCCGGCGGGCACTGCCACACATGTACGCGCGCCGCTGGGGCCGGATCGTGAACATCTCCTCGGTGCACGGGCTGCGGGCCTCGCCGTACAAGGCGGCGTACGTCTCGGCCAAGCACGCCCTGGAGGGGCTGTCGAAGGTGGTGGCGCTGGAGGGCGCGGCGCACGGGGTGACCGCCAACTGCATCAACCCGGCGTACGTGCGCACCGCGCTGGTGCAGAGCCAGATCGCCGACCAGGCGGCCACCCACGGCATCGCCGAGACCGAGGTGATCGAGAAGATCATGCTGGCCCGCGCGGCGATCAAGCGGCTGATCGAGCCCGAGGAGGTGGCGGAGCTGCTGGCCTACCTCTGCTCCCCGCCGGCGGCGTTCCTCACCGGCGCCTCGATCGCGCTCGACGGGGGCTGGACGGCGAACTAG
- a CDS encoding helix-turn-helix domain-containing protein: protein MSVMSSPVEFLELLAREAAAVEFEGPLVAARSAGLPADRIAELEQAKTVALRVRALLERRRRRESELSGLYDTVSDLAGLRDLDDVLRAIVHRARHLLGADVAYMTLNDAERGDTYMRVTDGSVSARFQRLRLPMGAGLGGLVAQSGAPYVTANYPQDERFHHTREIDAGVGEEGLVAILGVPLRLGSTSIGVLYAANRSARPFAREEVALLLSLAAHAAVAIDTARLLAETRAALEELSSANTTIRAHSSSVERAAAAHDRMTALVLRGGGVEDVAAAVTEVLGGALLALDAEGRRLARVGEIEEPDRAEIVEAVAASRTEGRSVRRGTLWYAAVVAGAENLGVLVLRPDGEPADADQRILERAALVTALLLLFRRTVAEAEGRVRGELLDDLIARPLRDTEALRSRARRLGVDLDAPYVLVAVGDDAIAATGSARQRALSWATTYASTRGGLAAARDGRVALMLPGQDAGGSARAVARDLSRITGRPVTAGASGPSTGPASLAAAFREADRCLTALGALGRAGQGASTAELGFVGLLLGTVGDGGDADVSRFLTATVGPVVDYDARRGTALVRTLEAYFGVGGSLARAAEQLHVHVNTVTQRLERVGQLLGADWQRPERALEVQLALRLHRLRGPADRTAG, encoded by the coding sequence ATGTCGGTCATGTCGTCGCCGGTGGAGTTCCTGGAACTGCTGGCCCGGGAGGCGGCCGCGGTCGAGTTCGAGGGACCGCTGGTCGCCGCCCGGTCGGCCGGGCTGCCCGCCGACCGGATCGCCGAGCTGGAGCAGGCCAAGACGGTGGCGCTGCGGGTCCGCGCGCTGCTGGAGCGCCGCCGCCGCCGGGAGAGCGAGCTGTCCGGCCTGTACGACACGGTCAGCGACCTGGCGGGGCTGCGCGACCTGGACGACGTGCTGCGGGCGATCGTGCACCGCGCCCGGCACCTGCTCGGCGCCGACGTCGCCTACATGACGCTCAACGACGCCGAGCGCGGCGACACCTACATGCGGGTGACCGACGGCTCGGTCTCCGCCCGGTTCCAGCGGCTGCGGCTGCCCATGGGTGCCGGGCTCGGCGGCCTGGTGGCCCAGTCGGGAGCCCCGTACGTCACCGCGAACTACCCGCAGGACGAGCGTTTCCACCACACCCGGGAGATCGACGCCGGGGTGGGTGAGGAGGGCCTGGTGGCCATCCTCGGGGTGCCGCTGCGGCTCGGCTCGACCAGCATCGGCGTGCTCTACGCGGCGAACCGGTCGGCCCGGCCGTTCGCCCGCGAGGAGGTGGCGCTGCTGCTCTCGCTGGCCGCCCACGCCGCGGTGGCGATCGACACCGCGCGGCTGCTGGCCGAGACCCGCGCGGCGCTGGAGGAGCTCTCCTCGGCCAACACCACCATCCGCGCGCACAGCAGTTCGGTGGAGCGGGCCGCGGCGGCCCACGACCGGATGACCGCCCTGGTGCTGCGCGGCGGCGGGGTGGAGGACGTGGCGGCGGCGGTCACCGAGGTGCTCGGCGGTGCGCTGCTGGCGCTGGACGCCGAGGGGCGGCGGCTGGCCCGGGTCGGCGAGATCGAGGAGCCGGACCGGGCGGAGATCGTCGAGGCGGTGGCCGCGTCGCGGACCGAGGGACGCAGCGTACGCCGGGGCACGCTGTGGTACGCCGCAGTGGTGGCCGGCGCGGAGAACCTGGGCGTGCTGGTGCTGCGCCCCGATGGCGAACCGGCCGACGCCGACCAGCGGATCCTGGAGCGGGCCGCCCTGGTGACCGCCCTGCTGCTGCTGTTCCGGCGTACCGTCGCCGAGGCGGAGGGCCGGGTCCGGGGCGAGTTGCTCGACGACCTGATCGCCCGGCCGCTGCGGGACACCGAGGCGTTGCGCAGCCGGGCCCGCCGCCTCGGCGTGGACCTGGACGCACCGTACGTGCTGGTGGCCGTCGGCGACGACGCCATCGCGGCGACCGGCTCGGCCCGGCAGCGGGCGCTCTCCTGGGCCACCACGTACGCCTCGACCCGGGGCGGGCTGGCCGCGGCGCGCGACGGCCGGGTGGCGCTGATGCTGCCCGGGCAGGACGCCGGCGGCAGTGCCCGGGCGGTGGCCCGGGACCTGTCGCGGATCACCGGACGGCCGGTGACCGCCGGGGCGAGCGGCCCGTCCACCGGCCCGGCGTCGCTGGCCGCCGCCTTCCGGGAGGCCGACCGCTGCCTGACCGCGCTCGGCGCGCTGGGCCGGGCCGGGCAGGGCGCGAGCACCGCCGAGTTGGGCTTCGTCGGGCTGCTGCTGGGCACGGTCGGCGACGGCGGTGACGCGGACGTCAGCCGGTTCCTCACCGCCACCGTCGGCCCGGTGGTCGACTATGACGCCCGCCGGGGCACCGCGCTGGTGCGGACCCTGGAGGCGTACTTCGGGGTGGGCGGCAGCCTGGCCCGCGCCGCCGAGCAGCTGCACGTGCACGTCAACACGGTGACCCAGCGGCTGGAGCGGGTCGGGCAGCTGCTCGGCGCCGACTGGCAGCGGCCCGAGCGGGCCCTGGAGGTGCAGCTGGCCCTGCGCCTGCACCGCCTGCGCGGCCCGGCCGACCGAACCGCAGGCTGA
- a CDS encoding TetR/AcrR family transcriptional regulator, whose translation MSTTADAPRPPGRPRSVRADEAIIEATLDLLAEGSTIEAISVEAIAARAGVGKATIYRRWPGKDALLRDALRTLKGTPPPPSGRSVRDDLITLVSAIGRNIDPRAERIMPCLVPEVNRSPEHYALYQNIIEPRRAMMREVLQRGVRDGLLRADLDIEVTMAMLAGPMLVQRMMRWHPDLDESTLPEKIVDGVLTGIRTG comes from the coding sequence ATGAGTACCACGGCAGATGCTCCGCGGCCGCCCGGGCGGCCGCGGAGCGTCCGCGCGGACGAGGCGATCATCGAGGCGACGCTGGACCTCCTCGCGGAGGGCAGCACGATCGAGGCGATCTCGGTCGAGGCGATCGCCGCGCGGGCCGGGGTCGGCAAGGCCACGATCTACCGCCGCTGGCCGGGCAAGGACGCGTTGCTGCGCGACGCCCTGCGTACCCTCAAGGGCACCCCGCCGCCGCCGTCCGGCCGCTCCGTCCGCGACGACCTGATCACGCTGGTCAGCGCGATCGGGCGCAACATCGACCCCCGGGCGGAGCGGATCATGCCGTGTCTGGTGCCCGAGGTGAACCGGAGCCCCGAGCACTACGCGCTCTACCAGAACATCATCGAGCCGCGCCGGGCGATGATGCGGGAGGTGCTGCAACGCGGCGTCCGCGACGGGTTGCTCCGCGCCGATCTCGACATCGAGGTGACCATGGCGATGCTCGCCGGCCCGATGCTCGTCCAGCGGATGATGCGCTGGCATCCCGACCTCGACGAGAGCACGCTCCCCGAGAAGATCGTCGACGGCGTCCTGACCGGCATCCGCACCGGCTGA
- a CDS encoding MFS transporter gives MQPNGNTGHPRRWAILGVMVISLLVVVLDNTILNVALRTLADPVHGLGASHGELEWSINSYTLVFAGLLFTFGVLGDRAGRRRILLIGLVLFGLASLLSAYAQSPAQLIWARALMGIGGAAIMPATLSIISNVFDPRDRGRAIGIWAGAVGLGVAIGPVLGGLLLEHYWWGSVFLINVPVVALGVLLVALLVPESRDPRPGRIDAVGVLLSVVGLVALTYGIIDGGEHGFGRPVVWASILGGVAVLAAFVAYERRSSHPSLDVRLFRVPRFAAPVALIGLVFFGAMGVMFFSTFYLQLVRGYSPLETGLLFLPFAVAQLVFAPRSATMVRRYGARTVSTVGLVLTAVALSAFAFVDATTPIWVVLVAFFLQGTGMANIMPPATESIMSALPREKAGVGSAVSNTIRQVAAALGVAVIGSVLAAGYRGGIDPALAELPPTAREAAGESIAGAYAAAGQLGPAGPQLVAAANDSFVSAMHLSATVAALVTAGGILVALRWMPGRSGAGAPTPSGEPELAGAA, from the coding sequence ATGCAACCGAACGGGAACACCGGACATCCGAGGAGGTGGGCGATCCTCGGGGTGATGGTGATCAGCCTGCTCGTGGTCGTCCTCGACAACACCATCCTCAACGTCGCGCTGCGTACGCTCGCCGACCCGGTGCACGGGCTCGGGGCCAGCCATGGCGAGCTGGAGTGGTCGATCAACTCCTACACGCTGGTCTTCGCCGGGCTGCTGTTCACCTTCGGCGTGCTGGGTGACCGGGCCGGCCGGCGTCGCATCCTGCTGATCGGGCTGGTGCTCTTCGGCCTGGCGTCGCTGCTCTCCGCGTACGCGCAGAGCCCCGCCCAGCTCATCTGGGCCCGCGCGCTGATGGGGATCGGCGGCGCGGCCATCATGCCGGCCACCCTGTCGATCATCTCCAACGTCTTTGACCCGCGCGACCGCGGGCGGGCCATCGGGATCTGGGCCGGCGCGGTGGGCCTGGGGGTGGCGATCGGGCCGGTCCTCGGTGGCCTGCTGCTGGAGCACTACTGGTGGGGCTCGGTCTTCCTGATCAACGTGCCGGTCGTGGCACTCGGCGTGCTCCTGGTGGCGCTGCTGGTGCCCGAGTCGCGGGATCCCCGGCCGGGCCGCATCGACGCGGTCGGCGTACTGCTCTCGGTGGTCGGTCTGGTCGCCCTGACCTACGGCATCATCGACGGCGGCGAGCACGGCTTCGGCCGCCCCGTGGTCTGGGCCTCGATCCTCGGCGGCGTCGCGGTGCTGGCCGCGTTCGTCGCGTACGAGCGGCGCAGCAGCCACCCGTCGCTGGACGTCCGGCTGTTCCGGGTGCCCCGCTTCGCCGCCCCGGTGGCGCTGATCGGGCTGGTCTTCTTCGGCGCGATGGGCGTGATGTTCTTCAGCACGTTCTACCTGCAACTGGTGCGCGGCTACAGCCCGCTGGAAACCGGCCTGCTCTTCCTGCCCTTCGCGGTCGCCCAACTCGTCTTCGCCCCGCGCAGCGCCACGATGGTGCGCCGGTACGGCGCCCGGACGGTCTCGACGGTGGGGCTGGTGCTGACCGCGGTGGCGCTGAGCGCCTTCGCCTTCGTCGATGCGACCACGCCCATCTGGGTGGTGCTGGTCGCCTTCTTCCTCCAGGGCACCGGGATGGCCAACATCATGCCGCCGGCCACCGAGTCGATCATGTCGGCGCTGCCCCGGGAGAAGGCCGGTGTCGGCTCGGCGGTCAGCAACACCATCCGGCAGGTGGCCGCCGCGCTCGGCGTGGCGGTGATCGGCTCGGTGCTGGCCGCCGGCTACCGAGGGGGGATCGACCCGGCGTTGGCGGAGCTGCCGCCGACGGCACGCGAGGCGGCCGGCGAGTCGATCGCCGGCGCGTACGCCGCGGCGGGGCAACTCGGCCCCGCGGGCCCGCAGCTGGTCGCGGCGGCCAACGACTCCTTCGTCTCGGCCATGCACCTCTCGGCGACGGTGGCCGCACTGGTCACGGCCGGCGGCATCCTGGTGGCACTGCGCTGGATGCCGGGCCGATCCGGCGCCGGCGCGCCGACGCCGAGCGGCGAGCCGGAGTTGGCCGGTGCCGCATAG